From one Misgurnus anguillicaudatus chromosome 2, ASM2758022v2, whole genome shotgun sequence genomic stretch:
- the insl3 gene encoding insulin-like 3 (Leydig cell) has product MNCKWFASLAFLILLESSKIESQDVRVKLCGREFIRMVVTSCGSSRLKRDAPDFGPLYTKPHRRLQNWLNRDLLANQKWAQTSQEEQWKESESPESVTDHPAPQQHMSPQAEVLVHSTAAQDLSMSYRTRRDVGPAGVCCTSGCTMSELIQYC; this is encoded by the exons ATGAATTGTAAGTGGTTTGCATCTTTAGCCTTTTTAATTCTTCTTGAAAGTTCCAAGATTGAAAGTCAAGATGTTCGGGTGAAGCTCTGTGGTCGCGAGTTTATTCGGATGGTGGTCACATCGTGTGGAAGCTCTCGACTTAAACGGGACGCGCCTGATTTTGGACCTCTTTACACAAAGCCCCATA GAAGGCTTCAAAACTGGCTCAACAGAGATCTCCTGGCAAACCAGAAATGGGCCCAAACCAGTCAAGAGGAGCAGTGGAAAGAGTCTGAATCCCCTGAAAGCGTGACAGATCATCCAGCCCCCCAGCAGCACATGAGCCCACAAGCAGAAGTTCTGGTACACTCAACCGCTGCGCAGGATCTCAGCATGTCCTACAGAACCCGGCGTGATGTTGGGCCAGCGGGCGTCTGCTGTACTTCGGGATGCACTATGAGTGAACTGATTCAATACTGCTAG